The following are from one region of the Aspergillus chevalieri M1 DNA, chromosome 1, nearly complete sequence genome:
- the lcp5 gene encoding small subunit rRNA maturation protein LCP5 (BUSCO:EOG09263C4C;~COG:A;~EggNog:ENOG410PKD4;~InterPro:IPR007146;~PFAM:PF04000): MAATAMQSEAAPQDISTLLETITSCLSGTGSSLPKAAKDEPTDASIDPPQQGISLLNTKSELLLSYLHNLVFLTIFQLRGLSAEDSADGENQSLREDVVKKLTELRVYLERGVRPLEGRLKYQVDKVVKAAEDAERDGRNAPGPTKTKTKKAPKSDEDEDEDDSGSEEASSGSEDEESEDEEDIDEMAYRPNVSAFSQGVEAQAKPTKSDITEQKAPSDGIYRPPKVMPTALPTTERREREDRRPRRSNVIDEFVNAEMSSAPTMEASIGSTIRSGGRHTRSQKEKDREEERRAYEETNFVRLPKLSKEEQKKQRGRRGLESTFGGEDWKGLTEGADRIARLTQRGKGSGSALDKSRKRKTTEDMPGAVGQIFDKRRKKVDSWKR, encoded by the coding sequence AtggcagcaacagcaatGCAATCCGAGGCAGCGCCTCAGGATATTTCTACGCTACTTGAGACCATCACCAGCTGTCTCTCCGGCACAGGATCCTCCCTTCCAAAGGCGGCCAAAGATGAGCCAACGGACGCCTCGATCGACCCTCCGCAGCAAGGCATTTCGCTACTCAACACCAAGAGCGAATTGCTCCTTTCCTACCTTCATAACCTTGTCTTTTTGACTATCTTCCAGTTGAGGGGTCTTTCAGCGGAGGACTCGGCCGACGGAGAAAACCAGTCCCTGCGGGAGGATGTCGTGAAAAAGTTGACTGAACTACGGGTTTACTTGGAACGCGGTGTCCGACCATTGGAGGGACGGTTGAAATATCAAGTTGATAAGGTTGTCAAGGCAGCGGAGGATGCTGAGAGAGATGGACGGAATGCGCCAGGGCCTACGAAGACcaagacaaagaaagcaccgaagtcggacgaggacgaggacgaggacgattcGGGATCCGAAGAAGCGTCCAGCGGCAGTGAAGATGAGGaaagtgaagatgaagaagatatcGACGAGATGGCGTACCGACCGAATGTGTCTGCGTTCTCCCAAGGCGTCGAGGCTCAGGCGAAGCCGACCAAATCGGACATAACGGAACAGAAAGCACCGAGCGATGGAATTTACCGGCCTCCCAAAGTTATGCCCACTGCTCTTCCTACTACCGAGCGTCGCGAACGCGAAGATCGTCGTCCTCGCCGGTCGAATGTTATTGACGAGTTTGTCAATGCCGAAATGTCGTCTGCGCCGACAATGGAAGCCAGTATCGGCAGTACGATCCGGTCCGGTGGAAGACACACGCGGTCacagaaggagaaggatcgtgaagaagagaggagagcatACGAAGAAACCAACTTTGTGCGACTGCCCAAACTCAGCaaggaggagcagaagaagcagcGAGGCCGTCGCGGTCTGGAGAGTACGTTTGGTGGTGAAGACTGGAAGGGCCTTACTGAGGGTGCAGACCGCATCGCCAGACTTACACAAAGGGGCAAGGGAAGTGGCAGCGCATTGGACAAAAGTCGCAAGCGGAAAACCACGGAGGACATGCCTGGTGCCGTGGGCCAAATTTTTGACAAGCGACGGAAGAAGGTTGACAGCTGGAAGCGATAA
- the PUS1_1 gene encoding tRNA pseudouridine synthase 1 (COG:J;~EggNog:ENOG410PGFR;~InterPro:IPR001810,IPR036322,IPR036047;~PFAM:PF00646,PF12937;~go_function: GO:0005515 - protein binding [Evidence IEA]), protein MTTTSPGRDPLTALPPEIVLRILEFTSTSALASLTAVSKAWHTFIDVIHQEAIYSSESKTTQPPGGARDFSYLADNTSFSEFFENPESWKDVCKRQTLLARNWADSHPVTRESILQVGNDPVWRFKPDFKRRFFVSTSQAGGLNVTDMDSGRIIWRLPSTLYADDNAVRPFAHLEYQDGMAVFDREGDAVEVWQADQEGAERGEFRRIAILNHDCQTRGFQLSHWTLCVVSSEGQGFVYDMTQRPPKLTTHLQIEHGGVGHLDQSKDAVIYSMGSKGYHVHDKASGAFLGALQPSHCTEKYHIRAPAAGSPAGPSHRAFTLGPSRRDCLTPIKVEKGPLTPPDDPEHVWHRENEWGAGMLHGDLFVGFSRSGRVFVCSDWRKAIHDQVSLAAHSSLLECESDGATFDLGGWLSVRNHRLMFEIQDRIYIVALDDNNKVQDVDHPARASYSLFTSSTSRLTVPVSFMALYDDAIMTTYATLGWHQPIPNLPGGIPQHQGPTRIIPTKTIRIVSLAPDLSNPSASKPRDNTPEETPEQPSAANGILPDPNQFLPPAHNLMSRQATLLHLLAMLREDADDDEDEDELGVTIADLHDFQDLHDLHDGIDEEWEDLDDPEAEPEVHQRMHEDEGN, encoded by the exons ATGACTACGACCTCGCCAGGGAGAGATCCCCTCACTGCCCTGCCGCCAGAGATTGTCCTGCGCATTCTAGAATTCACCTCGACCTCCGCTCTCGCATCCCTGACCGCAGTCTCCAAGGCCTGGCATACCTTTATCGACGTCATACATCAAGAAGCCATCTATTCCTCCGAATCGAAGACCACCCAACCACCCGGAGGTGCCCGCGATTTCTCATATCTGGCAGACAATACCAGCTTCTCCGAATTTTTTGAGAACCCTGAATCATGGAAGGACGTGTGCAAACGCCAGACGCTGCTCGCTCGCAATTGGGCCGACTCGCACCCAGTTACCCGAGAGTCGATTTTGCAGGTCGGTAACGATCCTGTCTGGCGGTTCAAACCCGACTTCAAGCGCCGATTTTTTGTTTCAACATCCCAGGCTGGCGGCTTGAACGTCACCGATATGGACTCAGGCCGGATCATCTGGCGACTCCCCTCCACACTGTATGCCGATGACAATGCCGTTCGCCCGTTCGCACATCTAGAATATCAGGATGGCATGGCCGTGTTTGACCGCGAAGGGGATGCGGTTGAGGTCTGGCAAGCGGATCAGGAAGGAGCGGAACGTGGGGAGTTTCGCCGCATCGCGATATTGAATCATGACTGTCAAACGAGAGGGTTTCAATTGTCTCACTGGACACTTTGTGTGGTGTCTAGCGAAGGACAGGGTTTTGTGTATGATATGACCCAGCGACCTCCTAAGTTGACGACGCACCTGCAGATCGAACATGGCGGGGTTGGCCATCTGGACCAGAGTAAGGACGCAGTGATTTACTCCATGGGGTCAAAAGGCTACCATGTACACGACAAGGCATCTGGTGCTTTTCTGGGCGCACTACAGCCGTCTCATTGCACGGAAAAATATCACATTCGTGCACCCGCCGCCGGCTCTCCTGCGGGTCCAAGCCATCGAGCCTTCACTCTCGGGCCATCTCGCAGAGACTGCTTGACACCGATCAAAGTCGAAAAAGGCCCTCTGACACCACCCGACGACCCTGAACACGTTTGGCACCGCGAGAATGAATGGGGAGCGGGTATGTTGCATGGTGACCTCTTTGTTGGTTTCTCCCGCTCTGGCCGTGTCTTCGTTTGCTCGGACTGGCGCAAGGCTATCCACGACCAAGTCAGCCTGGCAGCGCATAGCTCCCTCCTCGAATGCGAGTCGGATGGGGCCACTTTTGACCTTGGCGGTTGGTTATCAGTGCGCAATCACCGCCTCATGTTTGAGATCCAAGACCGGATTTATATCGTTGCGCTTGATGACAATAACAAGGTCCAAGACGTCGATCATCCTGCACGCGCTTCATACTCGTTGTTTACCAGCTCCACGTCACGGCTTACCGTGCCGGTGAGCTTCATGGCGTTGTATGATGATGCGATCATGACAACTTACGCC ACTCTCGGCTGGCACCAACCTATTCCTAACCTACCAGGTGGCATACCACAACATCAAGGCCCAACCCGCATCATTCCGACCAAGACCATCCGCATCGTCAGCCTTGCCCCCGATCTTTCTAACCCGTCCGCCTCAAAACCCCGAGACAACACGCCCGAAGAAACTCCCGAGCAGCCGTCGGCGGCGAACGGAATTCTGCCGGATCCCAACCAATTCCTTCCGCCAGCACACAATCTGATGAGTAGGCAAGCCACGCTGTTGCATTTGCTTGCCATGCTTCGTGAAGAtgccgatgatgatgaggacgaggatgaattGGGTGTTACGATCGCAGACCTTCATGATTTCCAAGATCTGCATGATCTCCATGATGGTATCGATGAAGAGTGGGAGGATCTCGATGACCCCGAGGCTGAGCCTGAAGTGCATCAGCGTATGCATGAAGATGAGGGAAATTAG
- a CDS encoding flavin-containing monooxygenase (COG:Q;~EggNog:ENOG410PIG4;~InterPro:IPR020946,IPR036188,IPR000960;~PFAM:PF07992,PF00743;~TransMembrane:4 (i21-38o58-77i460-480o486-503i);~go_function: GO:0004499 - N,N-dimethylaniline monooxygenase activity [Evidence IEA];~go_function: GO:0050660 - flavin adenine dinucleotide binding [Evidence IEA];~go_function: GO:0050661 - NADP binding [Evidence IEA];~go_process: GO:0055114 - oxidation-reduction process [Evidence IEA]): MSSPQDQSSLSAFIKHPLLEIFSFVYVIFQTVLNWVFAPVPPPPTSSATSLPKKRVAVIGAGLTGVSSAAHCVGHGFDVQLFESRSKEKGLGGIWSRVNSTSSLQIHSLMYRFHPSVRYDTAYPTQQEIRDQIIGVWKRYGLQNRTVFDTKVTSVKQAKDGKWIINDNEKEYGRFDGILATVGVCGDPKMPTLPDQSKFKGGLFHSSDLDGKHVKGKKVLVVGGGASAIEALEFAAKSGAREIDVLSRSDKWVIPRNIFVQSLLAMNIFGQETTLSWVPEWLLHKLFYRDMQDIAPSGGLFTQTPMANSELFDLIREGHARWLRGDILQVQENGILFNHRTQGVPKGGPGRESVVTGDVIILATGFKRPSLNFLPDEVFEEPYGPPSWYLQVFPPKYTSICANNSTYVDAIGTVGNMHIGIYTRFLLMFLVDPLSQPTEGRMKTWIDWTRLMKRFSPTGAFDFFTYSELIYWFLFVILVNPFRWKWAPFVLFGVGRALPMEVVKREEALRKTLRKQR, encoded by the exons ATGTCCTCGCCGCAGGACCAGTCGTCTCTCTCGGCCTTCATCAAACACCCGCTTCTGGAGATCTTTAGCTTCGTCTATGTTATCTTCCAGACGGTCCTCAATTGGGTCTTTGCGCCTGTTCCTCCACCGCCGACTTCATCTGCCACCAGTCTCCCCAAGAAGCGTGTGGCCGTTATCGGTGCCGGTCTAACTGGAGTCTCGTCTGCTGCTCATTGTGTTGGACATGGCTTCGAtgtgcagctcttcgagagTCGCTCCAAGGAGAAGGGTCTGGGTGGTATCTGGAGT AGAGTGAACTCGACATCCTCGCTCCAGATTCACAGTCTCATGTACCGATTCCATCCTTCCGTGCGATATGATACGGCCTATCCGACACAACAGGAAATCCGCGACCAGATCATTGGGGTGTGGAAGCGCTATGGCCTGCAGAACCGGACCGTATTCGATACCAAGGTCACATCTGTGAAACAAGCAAAGGATGGGAAATGGATCATCAACGACAATGAAAAAGAATACGGACGTTTCGACGGCATTCTAGCCACGGTGGGTGTCTGTGGTGACCCTAAGATGCCGACTCTCCCCGACCAAAGCAAGTTCAAAGGCGGCCTGTTCCACTCGTCCGATCTCGATGGCAAGCACGTCAAGGGCAAGAAAGTGCTCGTGGTTGGCGGTGGTGCCAGCGCCATCGAAGCACTCGAGTTCGCTGCCAAGTCGGGTGCCCGTGAGATTGATGTCCTGTCTCGTTCGGACAAGTGGGTGATTCCGCGAAATATCTTCGTGCAGTCTTTGTTGGCCATGAACATCTTTGGGCAGGAGACTACCCTCTCATGGGTTCCCGAATGGTTGCTTCACAAGCTCTTCTACCGTGACATGCAGGACATTGCCCCGTCTGGAGGTCTCTTTACGCAGACGCCCATGGCCAACTCGGAGCTGTTCGACTTGATCCGGGAAGGTCACGCGCGCTGGCTCCGTGGTGACATTCTTCAGGTCCAGGAAAATGGAATTCTCTTCAACCACCGTACCCAAGGTGTTCCCAAGGGTGGTCCTGGCCGCGAATCGGTCGTGACGGGTGATGTGATCATCTTGGCCACGGGTTTCAAGCGCCCTTCTCTCAATTTCTTGCCGGACGAAGTCTTCGAAGAGCCCTATGGGCCGCCCAGTTGGTATCTTCAGGTCTTCCCGCCCAAGTACACCAGCATCTGtgccaacaacagcaccTACGTCGATGCCATTGGTACCGTGGGCAACATGCATATTGGCATTTACACTCGGTTCCTTCTAATGTTCTTGGTTGATCCGTTGTCGCAACCGACAGAGGGACGTATGAAGACCTGGATTGACTGGACTCGGCTCATGAAACGGTTCTCCCCGACAGGTGCCTTTGACTTCTTCACCTACTCGGAGCTTATCTACTGGTTCCTGTTTGTGATCTTGGTCAATCCTTTCCGGTGGAAGTGGGCGCCATTTGTCCTGTTTGGTGTCGGCCGGGCTCTTCCTATGGAAGTGGTTAAGCGGGAAGAGGCCCTTCGCAAGACCTTGAGAAAGCAACGGTGA
- a CDS encoding transmembrane 9 family protein (BUSCO:EOG09261FH7;~COG:U;~EggNog:ENOG410PFGI;~InterPro:IPR004240,IPR036259;~PFAM:PF02990;~SECRETED:SignalP(1-22);~TransMembrane:9 (n7-17c22/23o272-297i347-375o381-403i423-442o454-477i508-527o539-565i577-596o608-637i);~go_component: GO:0016021 - integral component of membrane [Evidence IEA]) translates to MWFNERTSLLSTLLLSVPLSSAFYLPGVAPTSYDEGQAVPLYVNHLTPGIAGQDDQLHSVFSYDYYHPAFHFCRPKDGPSDVRESLGSILFGDRIQTSPFELRMGVNETCKAVCGEVKFDSRSAKFTNRRIMQGYNVNWLVDGLPAAQRNVETVTQTEFYSPGFALGIANDNGEPYLNNHYDILIDFHRVGSGGKDQFRVVGVLVQPESRHDTKALDDGTAECGSDNAPVLLSEDGETAVTFTYSVYWRESPTVWATRWDKYLHVYDPKIHWFSLINSAVFVVFLVGMVSMILVRALRKDIARYNRLDAINLEDLDGTSAAVEDGIQEDSGWKLVHGDVFRCPRSPLLLSVLVGNGAQLFMMAGVTVVFALFGLLSPANRGFLATAILLIYTVFGFIGGYVSARVYKSFGGEAWKRNIVMTPLLIPGVIFCTFFLLNLFVWAKGSSGAVPFGTMLALVLIWFVISVPLSFAGSWLGFKQRAVEGPTKTNQIPRQVPPMTGTLRTFPSMFLTSLLPFGAIFVELYFIMTSLWTNKIYYMFGFLFICYGLMIITTAATTVLLVYFLLCAENYRWHWRSFAGAGMTGGYVFLNALLFWATRVSFGGLTGAVLYVGYSALIGFVVFILTGSIGFFASWAFVQRIYRSIKVD, encoded by the exons atgtGGTTTAACGAACGAACATCCCTCCTGTCTACGCTCCTTTTATCCGTTCCCTTATCCTCTGCGTTCTATCTCCCTGGTGTCGCGCCGACTTCGTACGATGAAGGACAAGCTGTGCCGCTCTATGTCAACCACCTGACTCCCGGTATAGCTGGACAGGATGACCAGCTCCATTCGGTATTTTCGTACGACTACTACCACCCGGCCTTTCATTTCTGTCGTCCCAAAGACGGCCCAAGTGATGTGCGGGAGTCGTTGGGTAGTATCTTGTTCGGAGACCGGATTCAGACGTCGCCGTTTGAGCTGCGCATGGGGGTAAATGAGACCTGCAAGGCAGTATGTGGGGAGGTCAAATTCGATTCTCGAAGCGCAAAATTCACCAATCGTCGGATAATGCAAGGGTACAACGTCAATTGGCTCGTCGACGGACTCCCGGCAGCGCAACGAAACGTGGAAACCGTCACCCAGACCGAATTTTACAGTCCCGGATTTGCTCTGGGAATAGCGAATGACAACGGGGAGCCTTACTTGAACAACCATTACGATATCCTAATTGATTTCCACCGCGTTGGATCTGGAGGCAAGGACCAGTTCCGTGTCGTGGGTGTCCTTGTTCAGCCAGAGTCTCGCCATGACACGAAAGCTCTGGACGATGGAACTGCGGAGTGTGGTAGCGACAATGCGCCCGTGCTGCTAAGCGAGGATGGCGAGACGGCGGTCACTTTCACATACAGTGTGTACTGGCGCGAGTCACCCACCGTTTGGGCTACGCGCTGGGACAAGTACCTGCACGTGTACGACCCTAAGATCCACTGGTTCTCCCTCATCAACTCGGCTGTTTTTGTTGTGTTTTTGGTTGGAATGGTAAGCATGATCTTGGTCCGGGCTCTCAGGAAGGATATTGCACGGTACAACAGGCTTGATGCGATCAACCTCGAGGACCTGGATGGAACGTCTGCCGCTGTTGAGGATGGCATCCAAGAGGACTCGGGCTGGAAATTGGTTCACGGCGACGTCTTCCGGTGCCCTAGGTCTCCGCTGCTGCTTAGTGTTCTGGTGGGTAACGGCGCTCAGCTTTTCATGATGGCCGGCGTGACAGTTG TGTTTGCGCTCTTCGGACTTCTCTCTCCTGCGAATCGAGGTTTCCTGGCCACCGCGATCCTTCTCATCTACACCGTGTTTGGTTTCATCGGAGGATACGTGTCGGCTCGGGTGTACAAATcatttggcggagaagcATGGAAGAGGAACATTGTCATGACGCCGCTGCTGATCCCAGGTGTGATTTTCTGCACGTTCTTTTTGTTGAACCTGTTCGTCTGGGCGAAGGGTTCGAGTGGAGCGGTACCGTTCGGGACGATGCTCGCTTTGGTGCTCATTTGGTTCGTGATCAGCGTGCCATTGAGTTTCGCGGGTAGCTGGCTTGGATTCAAGCAGAGG GCTGTTGAAGGTCCCACCAAGACCAACCAGATCCCCCGACAAGTGCCTCCGATGACGGGCACGCTGCGGACATTTCCGTCGATGTTCCTGACTAGTCTGCTTCCATTTGGAGCGATTTTCGTGGAACTATACTTCATCATGACCTCGCTGTGGACGAACAAGATTTATTACATGTTTGGGTTTTTATTCATCTGTTACGGTCTGATGATCATTACGACGGCCGCGACAACAGTACTGCTGGTGTACTTCTTGCTCTGCGCTGAGAACTACCGGTGGCATTGGCGGTCTTTTGCCGGCGCCGGTATGACGGGAGGCTATGTGTTCCTCAACGCCCTGCTTTTCTGGGCCACGCGAGTCAGCTTTGGCGGGCTGACGGGAGCGGTTCTGTATGTGGGGTACTCGGCACTAATTGGATTCGTGGTATTCATTTTGACTG GCTCAATCGGATTCTTTGCCAGCTGGGCATTCGTGCAGCGaatttatcgttcgatcaaGGTCGATTAA
- a CDS encoding multicopper oxidase (CAZy:AA1;~COG:Q;~EggNog:ENOG410PGU0;~InterPro:IPR008972,IPR001117,IPR011706,IPR011707;~PFAM:PF00394,PF07732,PF07731;~SECRETED:SignalP(1-17);~go_function: GO:0005507 - copper ion binding [Evidence IEA];~go_function: GO:0016491 - oxidoreductase activity [Evidence IEA];~go_process: GO:0055114 - oxidation-reduction process [Evidence IEA]) codes for MFLPLFSSLVALPAVLGAALIPKDTIACVHNAANRSCWSDGFDISTNYYEKVPDTGVVREYWLNIENTTAAPDGFELPAQLINGSFPGPTIIADWGDTVVVHVTNSLQNNGTGLHFHGIRQNWTDQMDGVPSITQCPIAPGDSYTYKWRAVEYGTGWYHSHFYVQAWDGVFGGILINGPATANYDVDLGHIFLNDWYHYTADQLDSQAATGGPPTAINGLINGTNTYNDTLGSRFKTVFNANTRYRLRLVNAAADNHFRFMIDNHTLEVIANDFVPIVPYETTDLSIGMGQRYDVIVTAKDLASGNFWLRAIPQEACSETSAVDNVKGIIRYDSSSTADPTTSAYSYTDSCADEDSSNLVPYLPLNASDTYTYGEDEEVAVQVTDNALLWTMNKTSFRTEWENPTLKQVANGSAPFTAKQHVIQLPQANQWVSFVIHSPFAQDHPMHLHGHDFLILASGYGDFDSSLITQSSLVNAPRRDVAMLPASGYLAIAFRTDNPGAWLMHCHIAWHTAEGFAVQILERKSEIFIDRSQLDSTCTNWNKYVAAKDVTQHDSGV; via the exons ATGTTTCTACCCCTGTTCTCGTCGCTCGTTGCCTTACCTGCAGTTCTTGGTGCGGCACTAATCCCGAAGGATACGATTGCATGTGTGCATAATGCTGCCAACCGATCCTGCTGGAGCGATGGGTTTGATATCTCTACCAACTATTACGAAAAGGTCCCTGACACGGGAGTGGTGCGCGAGTACTGGCTCAATATTGAAAACACCACAGCCGCCCCGGACGGTTTCGAATTACCGGCTCAACTAATCAATGGATCTTTTCCGGGGCCAACCATCATCGCGGACTGGGGTGATACAGTTG TTGTACATGTTACGAATTCCCTCCAGAATAATGGCACCGGCCTGCATTTCCACGGTATCCGACAGAATTGGACCGACCAGATGGATGGAGTCCCGAGTATAACACAATGTCCGATTGCCCCAGGAGATTCGTATACCTACAAGTGGCGTGCAGTCGAATATGGTACTGGCTGGTATCACTCCCACTTCTACGTCCAAGCATGGGATGGTGTATTCGGAGGTATTCTGATCAATGGCCCTGCAACGGCCAACTACGACGTTGATCTGGGTCATATATTTCTGAACGACTGGTACCAT TATACGGCCGATCAACTAGACTCCCAAGCCGCAACGGGTGGACCGCCGACTGCAATAAACGGACTCATCAACGGAACCAACACCTACAATGACACGCTTGGATCCCGCTTCAAAACCGTCTTCAACGCCAACACCCGGTACCGTCTTCGCCTGGTCAATGCGGCCGCTGATAATCACTTCCGCTTCATGATCGATAATCACACACTGGAGGTCATCGCCAATGACTTTGTTCCCATCGTTCCGTACGAAACAACAGACCTAAGCATCGGCATGGGTCAGCGCTACGATGTTATTGTCACCGCGAAGGACCTGGCTAGCGGCAACTTCTGGCTACGGGCTATCCCACAAGAGGCGTGTTCCGAGACCAGCGCTGTGGACAATGTGAAGGGCATTATCCGCTACGACAGCTCATCGACCGCTGATCCAACGACTTCCGCATATAGCTACACAGATTCGTGTGCTGACGAGGACTCATCAAACCTCGTCCCTTACCTTCCTCTCAACGCTTCCGATACCTACACATAcggcgaggatgaggaagtaGCGGTCCAAGTCACGGATAACGCCCTTCTCTGGACAATGAACAAGACTTCGTTCCGTACAGAATGGGAAAACCCGACCTTGAAGCAAGTGGCCAACGGCAGCGCCCCCTTCACTGCTAAACAACATGTCATCCAACTGCCCCAGGCAAACCAGTGGGTATCATTCGTGATCCATTCGCCCTTCGCCCAAGACCACCCGATGCATCTCCACGGTCACGACTTCTTGATTCTGGCGTCTGGATACGGTGACTTTGATTCCAGTTTAATCACCCAGTCATCTCTTGTGAATGCGCCGCGACGGGACGTTGCCATGCTGCCCGCCAGTGGTTACCTAGCCATCGCATTCCGAACTGACAATCCCGGC GCTTGGTTAATGCACTGTCATATCGCCTGGCATACCGCAGAGGGCTTCGCCGTGCAGATTCTGGAGCGTAAATCGGAGATTTTTATCGACCGCAGTCAGCTGGATTCGACTTGTACAAATTGGAATAAGTATGTTGCCGCTAAAGATGTAACTCAACACGATTCTGGGGTTTGA
- the NCS1 gene encoding EF-hand domain-containing protein (BUSCO:EOG09264RR2;~COG:T;~EggNog:ENOG410QD9F;~InterPro:IPR011992,IPR028846,IPR002048,IPR018247;~PFAM:PF00036,PF13499,PF13405,PF13202,PF13833;~go_function: GO:0005509 - calcium ion binding [Evidence IEA]) → MGKSQSKLSPSQLDELQKATHFDKKELQQWYKGFLKDCPTGTLTKEEFQKIYRQFFPFGDPSSFANYVFRVFDADNSGMIDFKEFICALSVTSRGRMEDKLDWAFQLYDIDGDGKITYEEMLAIVEAIYKMVGSMVKLPEDEDTPEKRVRKIFRMMDKDENGSLDMEEFKEGSKRDETIVSALSLYDGLV, encoded by the exons ATGGGCAAATC GCAATCCAAGCTCTCCCCCTCCCAGCTCGATGAGCTTCAGAAGGCGACTCATTTCGACAAAAAGGAATTGCAACAATGGTACAAAG GTTTCCTCAAGGATTGTCCCACGGGGACCCTGACTAAGGAGGAGTTCCAAAAGATCTATCGCCAGTTCTTCCCGTTCGGTGATCCGTCGTCATTTGCCAATTATGTCTTCCGGGTGTTCGATGCAGATAACAGTGGTATGATCGATTTCAAGGAGTTCATCTGTGCGCTGTCGGTGACTTCGCGGGGTCGCATGGAGGACAAGCTGGATTGGGCATTCCAGCTCTACGATATCGACGGGGACGGCAAGATTACCTACGAAGAAATGCTGGCGATTGTTGAGGCGATCTACAAGATG GTTGGCTCGATGGTCAAACTACCCGAGGACGAGGACACACCAGAGAAACGGGTACGCAAAATCTTCCGCATGATGGACAAGGACGAGAACGGCAGTTTGGACATGGAAGAATTCAAGGAGGGCAGCAAACGGGACGAGACCATTGTCAGTGCGCTGTCATTGTACGACGGACTGGTATAG
- a CDS encoding uncharacterized protein (COG:S;~EggNog:ENOG410PSHK;~TransMembrane:3 (o12-34i140-161o206-230i)) yields the protein MTSSAVKLGQALYFLFFLSFQHILAILTILTLTISCHYLEKPYNFPAITMENPVEDVPAVIQMLIESPPSLQQKAIERFFTPSAEFVHPFCRVWGYKGSRWAIVKIFQWYKIMSPRIEHEIHSIAFDKDNLKLYVSMSQLFSIWLIPFHVAPVTLTTVLTLTTSPGEEKHTTNGTRTHYFIAKQEDLYQTSEFIKFVVPHVGHLVIYAWQAFATLFCLFGVALFWPLIWLEERGWVPGRVLRGGNLVYDIHKKIPDIKET from the exons ATGACATCATCGGCCGTGAAACTTGGACAGGCACtttattttctcttcttcctctccttccaaCATATTCTTGCCATTCTTACCATTCTTACCTTGACTATATCCTGTCATTACCTCGAAAAGCCATACAATTTCCCAGCAATCACCATGGAGAACCCAG TGGAAGATGTCCCTGCCGTGATCCAGATGTTGATCGAGTCGCCTCCATCACTGCAGCAAAAGGCCATTGAACGATTCTTTACTCCCTCCGCAGAATTCGTGCATCCCTTCTGTCGCGTCTGGGGCTACAAGGGAAGCCGTTGGGCAATAGTCAAGATCTTCCAGTGGTACAAGATCATGTCTCCTCGCATCGAACACGAAATCCACTCCATCG CATTCGATAAAGACAACCTCAAGCTCTACGTGAGCATGTCACAACTCTTCTCCATCTGGCTCATCCCCTTCCATGTCGCCCCCGTCACCCTCACCACTGTCCTCACTCTGACGACCTCTCCTGGCGAagaaaaacatacaacaaaCGGCACCCGCACACACTACTTCATTGCCAAGCAAGAAGATCTGTATCAAACCTCGGAGTTCATCAAGTTTGTCGTTCCGCACGTGGGTCACCTCGTTATCTATGCATGGCAGGCTTTTGCGACCCTGTTCTGCTTATTTGGCGTGGCTCTCTTCTGGCCGTTGATTTGGTTGGAAGAGAGAGGATGGGTCCCTGGTCGAGTGCTGCGTGGTGGAAACCTGGTTTATGATATTCACAAGAAGATTCCGGATATTAAGGAAACGTGA